A region from the Gossypium hirsutum isolate 1008001.06 chromosome A08, Gossypium_hirsutum_v2.1, whole genome shotgun sequence genome encodes:
- the LOC107894047 gene encoding single-stranded DNA-binding protein, mitochondrial isoform X1 gives MSSFAIRSAKLLRLSVSTTRNSSLVAAGVQRTSKMWYSTGSLDDFENEEAKNEEIDEILGDKPNRREPLPQGVRPGKGWNFRGVHKAIICGKVGQAPVQKILRNGRTITIFTVGTGGMFDLRVVRDQNTPKPVQWHRIAVHNDILGAYAVQKVTKNSQVFVEGDIETRVYNDSINGEVKHVPEICIRRDGRIRVIKPGTGVNNISFDDLSKGLV, from the exons ATGAGTTCATTCGCTATCAGATCGGCAAAGCTCCTTAGACTTTCTGTTTCTACGACACGCAACTCTTCTCTAG TTGCAGCGGGTGTGCAACGTACCTCCAAGATGTGGTATTCAACAGGTTCGCTTGATGACTTCGAAAATGAGGAAGCGAAAAACGAAGAGATAGATGAGATTCTTGGCGACAAACCTAACAGGCGTGAGCCACTGCCCCAAGGTGTCAGACCCGGAAAGGGTTGGAATTTCCGTGGTGTACACAAG GCAATTATTTGCGGAAAAGTTGGGCAAGCCCCTGTGCAGAAGATTTTGCGAAATGGGAGAACTATAACTATATTTACAGTTGGAACAGGTGGTATGTTTGACCTGAGAGTTGTACGGGACCAGAACACACCAAAACCTGTCCAATGGCATCGAATTGCTGTGCATAATGATATACTTGGGGCATATGCAGTTCAAAAAGTCacaaaaaa CTCTCAAGTCTTTGTTGAGGGTGACATTGAAACTAGAGTTTACAATGACAGCATAAATGGTGAAGTTAAACATGTACCAGAAATATGCATCCGTCGCGACG GTAGAATTCGTGTTATAAAGCCTGGTACAGGTGTTAACAATATATCCTTTGATGACCTGA GTAAGGGACTGGTGTAG
- the LOC107894047 gene encoding single-stranded DNA-binding protein, mitochondrial isoform X2 has product MSSFAIRSAKLLRLSVSTTRNSSLAGVQRTSKMWYSTGSLDDFENEEAKNEEIDEILGDKPNRREPLPQGVRPGKGWNFRGVHKAIICGKVGQAPVQKILRNGRTITIFTVGTGGMFDLRVVRDQNTPKPVQWHRIAVHNDILGAYAVQKVTKNSQVFVEGDIETRVYNDSINGEVKHVPEICIRRDGRIRVIKPGTGVNNISFDDLSKGLV; this is encoded by the exons ATGAGTTCATTCGCTATCAGATCGGCAAAGCTCCTTAGACTTTCTGTTTCTACGACACGCAACTCTTCTCTAG CGGGTGTGCAACGTACCTCCAAGATGTGGTATTCAACAGGTTCGCTTGATGACTTCGAAAATGAGGAAGCGAAAAACGAAGAGATAGATGAGATTCTTGGCGACAAACCTAACAGGCGTGAGCCACTGCCCCAAGGTGTCAGACCCGGAAAGGGTTGGAATTTCCGTGGTGTACACAAG GCAATTATTTGCGGAAAAGTTGGGCAAGCCCCTGTGCAGAAGATTTTGCGAAATGGGAGAACTATAACTATATTTACAGTTGGAACAGGTGGTATGTTTGACCTGAGAGTTGTACGGGACCAGAACACACCAAAACCTGTCCAATGGCATCGAATTGCTGTGCATAATGATATACTTGGGGCATATGCAGTTCAAAAAGTCacaaaaaa CTCTCAAGTCTTTGTTGAGGGTGACATTGAAACTAGAGTTTACAATGACAGCATAAATGGTGAAGTTAAACATGTACCAGAAATATGCATCCGTCGCGACG GTAGAATTCGTGTTATAAAGCCTGGTACAGGTGTTAACAATATATCCTTTGATGACCTGA GTAAGGGACTGGTGTAG
- the LOC107894047 gene encoding single-stranded DNA-binding protein, mitochondrial isoform X3 gives MSSFAIRSAKLLRLSVSTTRNSSLVAAGVQRTSKMWYSTGSLDDFENEEAKNEEIDEILGDKPNRREPLPQGVRPGKGWNFRGVHKAIICGKVGQAPVQKILRNGRTITIFTVGTGGMFDLRVVRDQNTPKPVQWHRIAVHNDILGAYAVQKVTKTLKSLLRVTLKLEFTMTA, from the exons ATGAGTTCATTCGCTATCAGATCGGCAAAGCTCCTTAGACTTTCTGTTTCTACGACACGCAACTCTTCTCTAG TTGCAGCGGGTGTGCAACGTACCTCCAAGATGTGGTATTCAACAGGTTCGCTTGATGACTTCGAAAATGAGGAAGCGAAAAACGAAGAGATAGATGAGATTCTTGGCGACAAACCTAACAGGCGTGAGCCACTGCCCCAAGGTGTCAGACCCGGAAAGGGTTGGAATTTCCGTGGTGTACACAAG GCAATTATTTGCGGAAAAGTTGGGCAAGCCCCTGTGCAGAAGATTTTGCGAAATGGGAGAACTATAACTATATTTACAGTTGGAACAGGTGGTATGTTTGACCTGAGAGTTGTACGGGACCAGAACACACCAAAACCTGTCCAATGGCATCGAATTGCTGTGCATAATGATATACTTGGGGCATATGCAGTTCAAAAAGTCacaaaaa CTCTCAAGTCTTTGTTGAGGGTGACATTGAAACTAGAGTTTACAATGACAGCATAA